A single genomic interval of Methylobacterium bullatum harbors:
- the uvsE gene encoding UV DNA damage endonuclease yields the protein MMMDTPRLGFCCTFVLDDDPASFKTLKAAREATLHMNLSHTTMSHLDKLAPAARRAKLEGLARHNLGALERQIAWVAARPPLERLLRMASNVLPGYTHEVAREIYAEPEMVALVESGLARIGERAREGGVRLSFHPGPFCVIASRNPNAERNGISELEYHAELMAMMGYGGGWHPQGAHINIHVGARDPGIEGFRTSLPKLSQTARDLLTVENDENAFGLDTVLDLADRVPVVLDLHHHWVQSGGTYIEPDDSRIARIRDSWRGVRPIAHISLSREALLEGHDPDTLPDYAALIGAGHKWRDIAAHSHLMGNRALNALVARHLAWADFEIEAKGKNLASTGIAAEIGEARAAGPSRGTASAA from the coding sequence ATGATGATGGACACGCCGCGCCTCGGTTTCTGCTGCACCTTCGTGCTCGACGACGATCCCGCCAGCTTCAAGACGCTGAAGGCCGCCCGCGAGGCGACGCTTCACATGAACCTGTCGCACACCACCATGAGCCATCTCGACAAGCTCGCGCCCGCGGCGCGGCGGGCGAAGCTCGAAGGCCTCGCCCGGCACAATCTCGGCGCGCTCGAACGGCAGATCGCCTGGGTCGCGGCCCGGCCTCCCCTGGAGCGCCTGCTGCGCATGGCGAGCAACGTCCTGCCCGGCTACACCCACGAGGTGGCGCGCGAGATCTATGCCGAGCCCGAGATGGTCGCCCTCGTCGAGTCGGGTCTCGCCCGCATCGGCGAACGGGCGCGGGAGGGGGGCGTGCGCCTCAGCTTCCATCCCGGGCCGTTCTGCGTCATCGCCTCGCGCAACCCCAATGCCGAGCGCAACGGCATCTCGGAACTCGAATACCATGCCGAGCTGATGGCGATGATGGGCTATGGCGGCGGGTGGCACCCGCAGGGCGCCCATATCAATATCCATGTCGGCGCCCGCGATCCGGGCATCGAAGGGTTCCGCACCAGCCTGCCCAAGCTCTCGCAGACCGCGCGCGACCTGCTGACGGTGGAGAACGACGAGAACGCCTTCGGCCTCGACACGGTGCTGGACCTAGCCGACCGCGTTCCGGTGGTCCTCGACCTGCACCACCACTGGGTCCAGAGCGGCGGCACCTATATCGAGCCCGACGATTCGCGGATCGCCCGCATCCGCGACTCCTGGCGCGGCGTGCGCCCCATCGCCCATATCAGCCTCTCGCGCGAGGCCCTGCTGGAGGGGCACGACCCGGACACGCTGCCCGATTACGCCGCCCTGATAGGGGCCGGGCACAAGTGGCGGGACATCGCGGCCCATTCTCACCTCATGGGCAACCGGGCGCTCAACGCCCTCGTGGCCCGTCACCTCGCCTGGGCCGATTTCGAGATCGAGGCGAAGGGCAAGAACCTGGCCTCCACCGGCATCGCCGCCGAGATCGGCGAGGCGCGGGCGGCCGGGCCGTCACGCGGCACCGCCTCCGCTGCGTGA
- the fiu gene encoding Catecholate siderophore receptor Fiu yields MPSHVAHRIPGRTSPSRAATLLTSLLGCTLLAGGVRAQDSVTQNAATQNSVTLDQLTVEGSGIGLTRANPVGLNLSTPSRSASRLGLTPLETPASIDVISGETARIRGQNTVVEAVTQNATGITTIASPGNGNGAFSSRGFAGPNSIQQLYDGTRLFVGAGTVTFPFDTWNVERIEVLRGPASVLYGDGAIGGVVNVVSKKPSFTPIHAARAATGSDGLARLAVDLGGPIGDAVAYRLNVSGNRDGGWTSPNGDFRNLAVSGALLFQLNPDLAVTLSHDLGYQEPARYWGTPLVNGRIVQSLRNNNYNVDGSKIVWSDNWTQLKTEWTPSADITIRNTAYRLQSRRQWLDVEQYRFNGGTGRIDRSDYLEIYHQQEQVGNRFDAAFKGNVFGFRNEFAVGFDVNHVDFRHTNNFSSAGGNLVTSVDPFNYDPGLFPANGRASPAYATSTNQASVFAENRLILSDQLSFLTGVRFDAPTLHRSNLQTGDTFARSFEALSYRFGLVYNPTPDSALYVQYATATDPVGSLISLSQTNANFDLATGEQIEVGAKGLALNGALEWTVAGYRIVKDNLISAVPGQPALSTQVGRQSSHGVEGALALRLPDGWRIDANLALLHAQYDEFREGAVSYAGNQPVDVPQRVANVWLNWAFARDWEARIGIQNVGRVFSDFSNTAPRPDYTLAHLGLDHQVTPASRLSLRVYNLFDTTYAISGNAVDGIGTNWILGRPRSFEVAYSVAW; encoded by the coding sequence ATGCCTTCACACGTCGCCCACCGCATCCCCGGCCGGACCTCCCCGTCCCGCGCGGCCACCCTCCTCACGTCGCTCCTCGGCTGCACCCTGCTCGCGGGCGGAGTCCGAGCGCAGGATTCCGTCACCCAGAATGCCGCCACCCAAAACTCCGTCACGCTGGACCAGCTCACCGTCGAGGGGAGCGGGATCGGCCTCACCCGCGCGAACCCCGTCGGGCTCAATCTCTCGACCCCCTCCCGCAGCGCCAGCCGCCTCGGGCTGACGCCCCTGGAAACCCCCGCCAGCATCGACGTTATCAGCGGCGAGACCGCCCGCATCCGGGGCCAGAACACGGTAGTCGAGGCGGTGACGCAGAACGCCACCGGCATCACCACCATCGCGTCGCCGGGCAACGGCAACGGCGCCTTCTCGAGCCGGGGCTTCGCCGGGCCGAACTCGATCCAGCAGCTCTATGACGGCACGCGTCTGTTCGTGGGCGCCGGCACCGTGACCTTCCCGTTCGACACCTGGAACGTGGAGCGGATCGAGGTGCTGCGCGGCCCGGCCTCCGTGCTCTACGGCGACGGCGCCATCGGCGGCGTGGTCAACGTGGTCTCGAAGAAGCCGAGCTTCACGCCGATCCATGCCGCCCGCGCCGCCACCGGCTCGGACGGGCTCGCGCGCCTCGCCGTCGATCTCGGCGGCCCCATCGGCGATGCGGTGGCCTACCGCCTCAACGTCAGCGGCAACCGGGACGGCGGCTGGACCAGCCCGAACGGGGATTTCCGTAACCTCGCGGTCTCGGGCGCGCTGCTGTTCCAGCTGAACCCCGATCTCGCCGTCACCCTCAGCCACGATCTCGGCTACCAGGAGCCCGCCCGCTACTGGGGCACGCCGCTCGTCAATGGCCGGATCGTCCAGTCCCTGCGCAACAACAACTACAATGTCGACGGCTCGAAGATCGTCTGGTCCGACAACTGGACCCAGCTCAAGACCGAGTGGACGCCGAGCGCCGACATCACGATCCGCAACACCGCCTACCGGCTGCAGAGCCGGCGCCAATGGCTCGACGTGGAACAGTACCGGTTCAATGGCGGTACGGGGCGGATCGACCGGTCCGATTACCTCGAAATCTACCACCAACAGGAGCAGGTGGGGAACCGCTTCGACGCGGCTTTCAAGGGCAACGTGTTCGGCTTCCGCAACGAGTTCGCGGTCGGATTCGACGTCAACCACGTGGATTTCCGCCACACCAACAATTTCTCCAGCGCGGGCGGCAACCTCGTCACCAGCGTCGATCCGTTCAACTACGATCCGGGCCTGTTTCCGGCCAATGGCCGCGCGAGCCCGGCCTATGCCACCAGCACCAACCAGGCCTCGGTCTTCGCCGAGAACCGGTTGATTCTCAGCGATCAGCTCTCCTTCCTCACCGGCGTGCGCTTCGACGCGCCGACCCTGCACCGCAGCAACCTCCAGACCGGAGACACCTTCGCGCGGTCGTTCGAGGCCCTGAGCTACCGCTTCGGCCTCGTCTACAACCCGACGCCGGATTCGGCCCTCTACGTGCAATACGCCACCGCCACCGATCCGGTGGGGAGCCTCATCAGCCTGTCGCAAACGAACGCCAATTTCGACCTCGCCACCGGCGAGCAGATCGAGGTCGGGGCCAAGGGCCTCGCGCTGAACGGCGCCCTCGAATGGACGGTGGCTGGCTACCGCATCGTCAAGGACAACCTGATCTCAGCGGTGCCGGGCCAGCCGGCGCTCTCGACCCAGGTCGGCCGGCAATCCTCGCACGGGGTGGAGGGGGCGCTCGCCCTGCGCCTGCCGGACGGCTGGCGCATCGACGCCAACCTCGCCTTGCTCCACGCGCAATACGACGAGTTCCGGGAGGGGGCGGTCTCCTATGCCGGCAACCAGCCCGTCGACGTGCCCCAGCGCGTCGCCAATGTCTGGCTCAACTGGGCCTTCGCCCGCGACTGGGAGGCCCGCATCGGCATCCAGAATGTCGGCCGGGTGTTCAGCGACTTCTCCAACACCGCGCCCAGGCCCGACTACACCCTAGCCCATCTCGGCCTCGACCATCAGGTCACCCCGGCCTCGCGCCTGAGCCTGCGCGTCTACAACCTGTTCGACACGACCTACGCCATCAGCGGCAACGCCGTGGATGGGATCGGCACCAACTGGATCCTCGGGCGACCGCGCTCGTTCGAGGTCGCCTACAGCGTCGCGTGGTGA
- the gabR gene encoding HTH-type transcriptional regulatory protein GabR: MRKIQFSPSDWTSSTKTRRRPPLPLQLDLDPPAAGPLRRGDASLHGRVREALRDAILSGRLPPGERLPSSRTLAGDLGCARGTILLAIEQLVAEGYLITRPGSGTRVADTLPDDLLVPRGAAGRSAPSPAVPVLSRRGASLAASRGEAGDAPIPDAFALGRPALDAFPRETWARLLQAEWRAGPPAHRHPLGDPRLRRALAAYLSAGRGVACSEEAVIVTASIRQSLRLLAELLLEPGEAAYLEEPGFPGLAHALRAAGLRTVPVPCDAAGFSIAQARALDPKARLAVVTPAQGHPLGATMSLENRLALLAWAEAEDGWIVEDDYDGEYRYAGRPLAPLHALDRAGRVLYVGSVSKVLLPALQMSYLVLPEALVEPVRRALTGSGGFASILGQGALARFIAEGHFAAHLRRTRRLYGQRQAALVASARDHLGDVLEVPPRDGGMHLVARPLPGSGFDDRLAVEACARAGIATTALSPHFTQGSRAEQGLLLGYACVPERAVAPAVRRMAEALRHKG, translated from the coding sequence ATGCGGAAGATCCAGTTCTCGCCATCTGACTGGACCAGTTCGACGAAGACCCGGCGCCGCCCTCCCCTGCCGCTTCAGCTCGATCTCGACCCGCCGGCCGCCGGTCCGCTTCGTCGCGGGGATGCGAGCCTGCACGGGCGCGTGCGGGAGGCCTTGCGCGACGCCATCCTCTCTGGGCGCCTGCCGCCGGGAGAGCGCCTGCCCTCGTCCCGCACCCTCGCCGGGGATCTCGGCTGCGCGCGGGGGACGATCCTGCTCGCCATCGAGCAGCTGGTGGCCGAAGGCTACCTCATCACCCGCCCCGGCTCCGGCACCCGCGTGGCCGACACCCTGCCCGACGATCTCCTCGTCCCACGGGGCGCGGCGGGCCGCTCGGCCCCCTCCCCCGCGGTGCCGGTGCTGTCGCGGCGCGGGGCGTCGCTGGCAGCGTCGCGGGGCGAGGCGGGCGACGCCCCGATCCCCGACGCTTTCGCCCTCGGCCGCCCGGCCCTCGATGCGTTTCCACGTGAAACCTGGGCGCGCCTGCTCCAGGCCGAGTGGCGCGCCGGCCCGCCCGCGCATCGTCATCCCCTCGGCGATCCGCGCCTGCGCCGCGCCCTGGCGGCCTATCTCTCGGCCGGGCGCGGGGTCGCCTGCAGCGAGGAAGCGGTGATCGTCACCGCCAGCATCCGCCAGAGCCTGCGCCTCCTGGCGGAGCTCCTGCTGGAGCCCGGCGAGGCGGCCTATCTGGAGGAGCCGGGCTTTCCCGGCCTCGCCCATGCCCTGCGGGCGGCGGGCCTGCGCACGGTCCCGGTGCCGTGCGACGCGGCCGGCTTCTCGATCGCGCAGGCGCGGGCGCTGGACCCGAAGGCCCGGCTCGCGGTGGTCACGCCGGCCCAGGGCCATCCCCTCGGTGCCACTATGAGTCTCGAGAACCGCCTCGCCCTTCTCGCCTGGGCGGAGGCGGAGGATGGCTGGATCGTCGAGGACGATTACGACGGCGAGTACCGCTATGCCGGGCGGCCGCTGGCACCGCTCCACGCCCTCGACCGGGCCGGCCGCGTTCTCTATGTCGGCAGCGTCTCCAAGGTGCTCCTGCCCGCCCTGCAGATGAGCTACCTCGTCCTGCCGGAGGCCCTCGTGGAGCCCGTGCGCCGCGCTCTCACGGGGAGCGGCGGCTTCGCGTCGATTCTCGGGCAGGGTGCGCTCGCCCGCTTCATCGCGGAGGGCCATTTCGCCGCCCATCTGCGCCGGACGCGCCGTCTCTACGGCCAGAGACAGGCCGCCCTCGTGGCGTCGGCGCGCGACCATCTCGGCGATGTCTTGGAGGTGCCGCCCCGCGACGGCGGTATGCATCTGGTGGCCCGTCCCCTCCCCGGATCGGGCTTCGACGACCGCCTCGCGGTGGAAGCCTGCGCCCGCGCCGGGATCGCCACCACGGCGCTCTCGCCGCATTTCACGCAAGGATCGCGCGCCGAGCAGGGGCTTCTCCTCGGTTACGCCTGCGTCCCCGAGCGCGCCGTCGCACCGGCCGTGCGGCGGATGGCCGAGGCGTTGCGGCATAAGGGGTAG
- the paiB gene encoding Protease synthase and sporulation protein PAI 2: protein MYEPPHFRTDDAAAQAALIRACPLGLLVSAGAGGLMANPVPFLLDEGAGGERVLRAHLARANPQWRDLDGLPECLVVFQGPDRYVTPSWYATKRETGKVVPTWNYATVQARGRPLVIEDPAWLRRQIDDLTRMQEAGRDAPWSVADAPPAFTAVQIRGIVGIEIPIARLTGKWKVSQNRTEADRAGVAAGLRRDTGGDDAMADLVDRLGVRA, encoded by the coding sequence ATGTACGAGCCGCCCCATTTCCGCACCGACGATGCCGCGGCCCAGGCCGCCCTCATCCGTGCCTGTCCGCTGGGACTACTGGTGAGCGCGGGCGCCGGCGGGCTGATGGCCAACCCCGTTCCCTTCCTTCTCGACGAGGGCGCGGGCGGAGAGCGCGTGCTGCGGGCGCATCTCGCCCGCGCCAACCCGCAATGGCGCGACCTCGACGGGCTTCCCGAATGCCTCGTCGTGTTCCAGGGGCCGGACCGCTACGTCACGCCCTCGTGGTACGCGACGAAGCGGGAGACCGGGAAGGTGGTGCCGACCTGGAATTACGCCACCGTCCAGGCGCGGGGCCGCCCGCTTGTGATCGAGGACCCGGCCTGGCTGCGGCGGCAGATCGACGACCTGACGCGGATGCAGGAGGCGGGGCGGGACGCGCCCTGGTCGGTGGCGGACGCGCCGCCGGCCTTCACGGCGGTGCAGATCAGGGGGATCGTCGGCATCGAGATTCCGATTGCGCGGCTCACCGGCAAATGGAAGGTCAGCCAGAACCGCACGGAGGCGGACCGGGCCGGCGTCGCAGCCGGATTGCGCCGGGACACGGGCGGGGACGATGCCATGGCGGACCTCGTCGACAGGTTGGGAGTTCGGGCATGA
- a CDS encoding putative signaling protein, which translates to MYHALACLSEQHDGWVLPLAAIVCWVSSHTALRLSRQSTKSRDLEPWAWLLAAGFSAGAGVWSTHFIGMLGYDPGIVVGYNTGLTLLSLIVAILASVIALTLERWATRSAMAAGAGIVLGLGVAAMHFLGMASIEIPGTFTWDPTLVVVSVLIGCSLSAAALVAFRHRELRYPNAIAATLLTAAIAGLHFTAMGALQITPDQTEPTSASSLPRLALASGIAAIMLAILGFAVLALFADRMRLANRALRTSEAAYRLLAENTTDVIVRSDLDTTRRYVSPAVFQILGRDPEELIGTQPLDTVHPDDRPAYEQVLADLVQGRIDRPVTRQRYRHKDGRWVWIEASFKLTRSADGAAPTGYVASLRDVTDRMAADTALRISEERLALALDSGSDGLWDWEVATGKVWFSDRWQTMIGYEPGEIEGHLRSWRRLTHPDDVERARRLLTDHIEGRTQIYECEQRVRTKSGDYTWVLSRGKVVTRDATGAPLRIVGTHIDIAARKQAEQQIEYLALYDSLTGLPNRTLFWDRLDREMVSAERRGHFFAVLACDLDRFKSVNDSMGHPAGDSLLRKVADRLKAAIREGDTVARLGGDEFAIVLRGLDRPQNASTTAQQVIDAVKLPFDLEGRTVNVGISIGIAVGPQDGSNPDQLFKNADIALYRAKAAGRSTYRYYEPDMDAAIAERNALELDLREAVRLGEFELFYQPIIALENDVLSGFEALMRWRNPTRGFVPPGEFIPLAEEIGLVVPLGAWALKEACCEAMEWPGELKVAVNASTVQFAELGLEHAIVMALTASGLPPHRLELEITESVLMGDTESAIACLHRLRRLGVHIALDDFGTGFSSLSYLRRFPFDKIKIDRSFIHEIGDSDTAAIVRAVVGLAERLGARITAEGVEDETQLAHVRREGFTEAQGYLLGRPLSAPDALRFAHDAKVPVA; encoded by the coding sequence ATGTACCACGCCCTTGCCTGCCTCAGCGAGCAGCATGACGGCTGGGTTTTGCCCCTTGCTGCTATCGTTTGCTGGGTATCGAGCCATACCGCCCTACGGCTTTCCCGCCAATCAACTAAGAGCCGGGATTTGGAACCTTGGGCGTGGCTGCTGGCGGCGGGCTTTTCAGCGGGAGCCGGGGTGTGGAGCACGCATTTCATCGGCATGCTCGGTTACGACCCCGGAATCGTCGTCGGCTACAATACCGGCCTGACGCTCCTGTCCTTGATCGTGGCGATCCTGGCATCCGTGATCGCCCTGACGCTCGAACGTTGGGCGACGCGTTCGGCCATGGCGGCAGGCGCCGGGATCGTTCTCGGACTTGGCGTGGCGGCCATGCACTTTCTCGGCATGGCGAGCATCGAGATCCCCGGGACCTTCACCTGGGACCCGACGCTCGTCGTCGTATCGGTGTTGATCGGCTGCAGCCTGTCGGCGGCCGCGCTCGTCGCCTTCCGGCATCGGGAACTGAGATACCCGAACGCCATCGCCGCGACACTTCTGACCGCGGCGATCGCAGGATTGCATTTCACCGCGATGGGCGCGCTGCAGATCACCCCCGACCAGACGGAACCGACGTCGGCCTCGAGCCTGCCGCGTCTCGCGCTCGCCTCCGGCATCGCCGCGATCATGCTCGCGATCCTGGGCTTTGCCGTGCTCGCCCTGTTCGCCGACCGCATGCGCCTGGCCAATCGGGCCTTGCGCACCAGCGAGGCCGCCTATCGTCTGCTCGCGGAGAACACGACCGACGTGATCGTCCGGTCCGATCTCGACACCACGCGCCGCTATGTGTCGCCCGCCGTCTTTCAGATTCTCGGGCGCGATCCGGAGGAACTCATCGGAACGCAGCCTCTGGACACCGTCCATCCCGACGATCGTCCGGCCTATGAGCAGGTGCTCGCCGACCTGGTTCAAGGTCGGATCGACAGGCCCGTCACGCGGCAGCGCTACCGTCACAAGGACGGGCGCTGGGTGTGGATCGAAGCGTCGTTCAAGCTCACCCGATCGGCGGACGGGGCCGCTCCGACGGGCTATGTCGCGTCCCTGCGCGACGTCACCGACCGAATGGCGGCCGACACCGCGCTGCGGATCAGCGAAGAGCGCCTCGCGCTTGCCCTCGACAGCGGCAGCGACGGTCTTTGGGACTGGGAGGTCGCGACGGGAAAGGTCTGGTTCTCCGATCGCTGGCAGACGATGATCGGCTACGAGCCGGGCGAGATCGAGGGCCATCTGCGCTCATGGCGGCGTCTCACGCACCCCGACGACGTCGAGCGAGCACGCCGGCTGCTGACCGACCACATCGAAGGGAGGACGCAGATCTACGAATGCGAGCAGCGCGTCCGTACCAAGAGCGGTGATTACACCTGGGTCCTGTCGCGCGGCAAAGTCGTCACGCGCGATGCCACGGGGGCTCCGCTCCGCATCGTCGGCACCCATATCGACATCGCCGCGCGCAAGCAGGCAGAGCAGCAGATCGAGTATCTGGCGCTGTACGACTCGCTCACCGGATTGCCCAACCGGACCTTGTTCTGGGACCGCCTCGACCGCGAAATGGTGAGCGCGGAACGGCGCGGACATTTCTTCGCGGTGCTGGCCTGCGATCTCGACCGGTTCAAGTCCGTGAACGACAGTATGGGCCACCCGGCGGGCGACAGCCTCCTGCGCAAGGTCGCCGATCGGCTCAAGGCGGCGATCCGGGAGGGAGACACCGTCGCGCGGCTCGGCGGTGACGAGTTCGCCATCGTTCTGAGGGGACTCGACCGCCCGCAGAACGCCAGCACCACGGCGCAGCAGGTCATCGACGCGGTGAAGCTGCCCTTCGATCTCGAGGGCCGCACGGTCAATGTCGGAATCAGCATCGGCATCGCGGTCGGGCCCCAGGACGGCAGCAACCCCGATCAGCTGTTCAAGAACGCCGACATCGCGCTCTACCGCGCCAAGGCCGCCGGCCGGAGCACGTACCGCTACTACGAGCCCGACATGGATGCGGCGATCGCCGAACGCAACGCACTGGAACTGGACCTGCGCGAAGCCGTCCGGCTGGGTGAATTCGAGCTGTTTTACCAGCCGATCATCGCGCTCGAGAATGACGTGCTCAGCGGCTTTGAGGCGCTCATGCGCTGGAGAAATCCCACGCGAGGCTTCGTCCCCCCCGGCGAATTCATTCCCTTGGCCGAGGAAATCGGCCTGGTCGTGCCGTTGGGCGCCTGGGCTCTGAAGGAAGCCTGTTGCGAAGCGATGGAATGGCCGGGCGAGCTCAAGGTCGCCGTCAACGCCTCCACTGTGCAATTCGCCGAACTCGGTTTGGAACATGCCATCGTGATGGCGCTGACGGCGTCCGGCCTGCCGCCGCATCGGCTCGAACTGGAGATCACCGAGAGCGTGCTGATGGGTGACACGGAGAGCGCGATCGCGTGCCTGCATCGGCTGCGCCGGCTCGGCGTGCACATAGCCCTCGACGATTTCGGCACCGGCTTCTCGTCCTTGAGCTACCTGCGGCGATTCCCGTTCGACAAGATCAAGATCGATCGTTCCTTCATCCACGAGATCGGCGACTCCGATACGGCCGCGATCGTGCGCGCCGTCGTGGGTCTCGCCGAGAGGCTGGGCGCGCGCATCACAGCCGAGGGTGTGGAGGACGAGACACAGCTCGCCCATGTGCGCCGGGAGGGCTTCACGGAAGCTCAGGGCTATCTGTTGGGCCGACCGCTCTCGGCGCCGGATGCCCTCCGGTTCGCCCATGACGCGAAAGTGCCGGTGGCCTGA